CATTTCTTTCAGATTCTAAACTATCAGGTCCCATTATCCACGTCTCATGACTATTTTAAGGTATTTTAACTATTTATAAACAACACAGACAAAAGACCATATGATCAACAGGTTCCATTTATTTCAGTTTCTATACTATCAGGTCCCATTATGCACTTGATTTCTCCACATTGAGTGATAACCTCCACCGATTCAATAAGGATGCCAGAGGTATAACATCTTCCAATAAAATATATTCAAGAAGATTTATAAAAATGAATTGAGATATAACTTTTAGGACAATGTCAAAGAAACAGCAGAAAACAACTCAATAATGTATCTACAGGTACTTCATATGCTTATGATCAATGAAAAGTAACTGCTTGAATTGCCGCTTAAACATCGAGAAGAGATTCTTTTAATGAAGATTACAAATCCTCAGGAATAAATACTCACCTCATCACGAATATGTGTACGAGCACGGAAAGTCAACCGCTCATGAACATCAGCAAGAATTCTCTCCAGTGTAGGACGTAGGCCAGCTAATGATTCACTCCGCCGACTTAATTGTTCGCCTAGGACTTCAACTTTCAATATATCAACAAGTTCGCAAAGAGAATCAATGTTCGTTTCATGAATAAGCTTTGGCCGTAGTGTATCGTATAAATATGTAGACCTGCATAAAGTTATTCTATTGTTTAAACTGTGCATAACCAAACCCACAAACAATCTCCATTATGCTGTTTTTTGTGGTTATTTAAAAATTGGCACTCAACGTAGCCCCTTACCATAAGTACTGACATTTTCATCTATACTGATTTTTTAATGTCAAATATTGGTTACACTTGTCAAATCTTCCTATGTTATAATCCAACTACTTACTGCAAACCTCTCAAGAAAGCAAAACAATAGACAAAAGAACCAGAAGTGGAAAAAGGATAGACGACCTACAGAGGATCTATCAATGGAGCCAAACTTGAAACATCCTCTGCGGAAGATGGGAAAAAGTGGTCAAAAAGCTGGTGCTCAAGCTGACAGACCTGAAATTGATACAGGTGTCAATTACAGTCAAAACTTATTGACCTTcagaaaaagaaatgaaacaaaaagCACCTAGATGGCTAGATATAATTAAAGAGAATATAGAAGACAAAATATTACAGAAAGGAAAATCCTATCAACTGTGACCTGGAATCCCAACATTGTTGAGTTGTACCCAGTGTGACTTTAAGGAATATCTATGTACTGTTACTACATCATACATCACAGCTATGTTGGTTCTTCTAAAGTATATAAACAGTATAGGGTCCATACCATGACATATTCACCTAatgtaaaacaaatacaaatccattCATTACCATTCCATTTTtctaaagaaatttattttcaattaaTATACTTGTAAATAACTATTGATTACCTGCATTAAATATGCACATCCAGATCTAGTCAATGATGGCAATGCCTCCTTCTTGGCGAATTCAGATATTCTTTGATGTACTATACCTCTTACCTGGATGATGCATATAAACAGGATTAGGATAATCATGAACTGACCATATGAAATGGAGAAATAAACATGTATGAACAACCAATCATCAGTTTACCAAGGAAAGGCGTTGTTCACAGTACAGCTTGTGACATTCTGCAAGGATCTGAGTGTACTCTTTCCTTGATGCTCTACTTTCAATTTCCTCAAGCACTGGCTTAAGCTGCAGAGACCATATTTGTTAGACTATTAATAGAATCTCTAAATTAAAGCACACAATTGCAGTTCCATTTAAAACATTCTCTATAATACTAGTGCACAAATGTTTGTTAAGTTGATCAAGCTATCAGCCTTTCACACCATAACCACTTAACTATAGTAATCGGACTTCACAAAAATATGATACAGTACCATCATTGCAAGCCAATATATTATACAATTACCTCACTTGCTGCTGCCTTGAAACGGACATATATAACAGATGCTTCTACGCCCTCCGAAACAGAAGCTCTGCTGCCGCCACTGCTTCCAATAGCTGCCTGTACCTGATGTAAAACAGTGGTCACAAtattcatactgagtatcagTCCAAGTGTTCAAAGAAGTTTACTATAGACATACATTAACAAAACGATTTTCAATAATAATGAGACTTTACCTGAGAAGAAGCACTTTTAAGAATTGCAAGTACATGGGCGCGAATCATGCCCAAGGCTCGAGACTGTCCAAAAAACACGCAAGTATATCAATGAAAGCTAAAAATACCATGACAATAACTCTCTATGTTTCAATTAACATAATCAAATGGTCTTGAAAATTGTACCTGTAGTTGGCGAAATTTGAGTAGGTAAACACTGGATTCTGCATATTGCGGATTGCTTTCAACATACCTAATATGGACAGAATATAGTTGAAATATCACGTTCtaatatcaaaaaaaaaaaaaaatttgctaCTTCTCACTGTTTCCTGGCATCAATGTAAACGCAAGGAATTTAACATAGTCGTGTTTGTCACTTACGCTATGCAATCATCGAGCCGTTTGAGCAGAGGGAGAAAGTTCTCATTTAGAACATTCATGTTTGGAGAGTAAAAATTTGTAGATATCTGCACAGTGGAACAGTTCAATATGAACTCTGAACTCTGTTGATTAACATATACACGTGTGTGTtgatacatatatgtatatatacatggtcAGCTGCTGTGTCTACAACATTACATGAAAAAACAAGTAAAAAAGAAGAGCATGATTGCAATCACTAAACATACAAGAAGAAACTAGGATGCTAGGCACAACCTTCActaaatttatttccttttacATTGAAACAACCCTATAAGGCTACAGGTTATGCCTGGAAAGGAAAGTGACTCTATGGAGAAACTGACTTGTACACATTTGTGAGCATTCCTAATTTATGAAAGGTTGAAAAATCACAGTTCCTATTACAGATGTTAAATAAATAACTACTGttcttaaataattaaatacttAAAAGTTGTGTACTTACTAAACAGTAAATTTAAGGGCAAGTAGTCAGTGACAGAAGAAACAGAATATTCGATACATCATGACTAAAATCAACAAAACCCGTCAATAAGAAAGGGATAGTAACTTCAAATTTTCATCTTTGTCTAAATTTTTGGCAGTTCCTACCATTTTATTGACCTTGTCACAAAGTTACAGAGACAAGCTTCTCAAACTAAGAAGATTTTAGGGGAACAAGTAAAAGAAAAGCACAAAACGTATATAGAACAAATTGTATCACTAGGTGAGGTAGCATTCGAACCTTACATTCTCCAATTCATCAAAATAGTTGAGCTTACTGCGGAGTGCTTCAGAAAATTCAATCAGTCGTTGCTTTTCTATCAACTACAAAACAAAACGAGCACACATAAAGGTCTAGATATTTCAACAGATACTACAAATATATGCTACATTAAACATCAATCAGCAAAGCCATATCACAATTTCCTGAATTTCTGGCCAATAGGTCAAGTGAAACTAGAAAACTGGAGAATAATGGAAAGTAAACCGCACCAGCCGGTCGCACGCATCATGAAgagtttttgtctttgttGCTACTGCCTGGTGCTGCAATTGTAGCTCATTAAACAAGTCTAGAGTATCATCCACCTGCATTCAAGGAAGCGCAGCAATGTccgtaagaaaaaaaaacaatctcaaaaacaaaattcccTCTCGAAATTCGCAGgagaaagaaacaagagaCTACCTGCTGAAGTATACCATCACATATCTGTATCCGCTCCATCAACGTGTCTACATAGTGGCGATACTTCTCCTCtgtctataaaaaaaaaacacaaaaaccaGTGCATTAACCTCCATATCACACTCCTTTCGAGCTACATTACTATTTCGCCACAAGAATCATCACTAACCTCAGACTTCAAGGCCGATTCGAGATCCGTAAACCAGTTGTAAAACTGCAGGAACAATAACAAATCACATTGCAGCCAAAAACCTCAACAGGACTGTCAAAATACACGAAAAGCCGGAAAACTTACCTGATTCGTATTGACAAGAACGGCTTCCATAGCAGCAGAGTGTTCCAAGCCGAACGAGCTGTCCTTAGTAGAGACAGTGAGGCCATTCTGCTGCTCCGGGGTTCGATCCTGCGACTGAAATTCACCGACGAAGTTCAAATTTGATGATCGAACAGTGTTCACgaatcgagagagagagagagatgcagCGTAATTTCTTACCAAATTTGGCGGCAAAGGTCGCTCGGCGACGGCGTGGGAGAGGTTAGCGATCGCCGCTTGCTGCTGCTCCGTCAACGGCGCGTTCTGCAGAGTCAGAGAAGAGATTAGGACTACGTCAAACTCATTTATCAGAAGGATCCGATCTGATCCGAGATCTGATCTGGTGCGGAGCTTGGTGATTGAGAATCGTAGCATACGAAATGTACGAAACTCAGAGGAGATGGAGAATTTGAAGTTAGGGGAAATGAGGAGTTCCAGAAttggagggagagagaagatgaagaagaagaacctgTTCCCAGTGAGAGGCAAAGTTGTAACCCTTGGAAACAGCTCCGGATCTCGGAACGGCCGGCTTAGTCGCCATTGTTGAAGCTTGAAGCTTTGCTCACCAAATCTCACGATTCATATAAGTCTGAGCATCAAGAAATGAGTATCCAAGTGTTAAAAAAGCCTTATCGCCcttcttttttacttttttacttttacttttTACCTGTTTGAAGATGTGTTAAAGGCTTAAAGCCTTGCTTCCTACTACATAGAGATCTTTTGGCAAAGAGATTCAAGAATCAGATAATGAGATAATACTGAGACAAAGTAATGGAAAGGCGTATCATTAGGTAGATTGACATTCTCTCATGCCTCTGCCGATCTATACAACTTGCATAGCaatcttcttttttcattAACTTGTTGCTCAGACAAGGTAGCCATAGATAAGGGCTTATGCAGTACATGAGCTTGTTGAGTGAAATtttaccagaaaaaaaaaagagaagaaaacaagaaatggAAGTTTAGAACAGCAAGCAAGCTGGCAAAGCTTTTGGCAAGCAAACTCTTTGAAATTCCTCGGATACATTTTGTAACAGAAAATTACAAAGTTGTGAAGCTATCCGACTTTCCTGAGAGGTTCACTACAAGACAGATATACAAGAGTACAGAAGAATATATTGCTCTGATAGAATATATTGCTATGAAAGTGGATTTGTCTAGTCCTTCACGTCCGTGACGCCCTCTGGGGAGATCTGAAACCGTGCTTCTGCTTCAGCCAGACAAGGAGAGCTTATTACTTTGCAAATCCGCTCCTCCCCTCTTCCCTTCCGGACAGCAAGCCTATCAAAAACAGAGATAAATGATGTGAGTAACTTGCACAAGGATATGTTCTTTTGGAAGGAAGGTGTTGACAATAAACAACAAACCTTGTCGTAGAAGCATGTGCCATGATGTTGCCACCAATAGGCTTAATTTGAGGCCCAGCAAAGAGGGCAGAACCATCCACTTGTGCAACTACTTGATTTGTGATAACAACAGCCACACCAAACTGCATTCACAATAGACAGACGTCAGCAAAATGATAGTCCCGAGTTCTAATCCTAGAAAACCCTTAAGATCATCTTAGAATTCCTTCGCATAGGATATAATCCGTTTTTCCCTTGATGTTGGTGTAAGAGTTCTTACCTCATCTGCTAACTTCCGAAGACTCCGGAGAAACTTTGCAAGATGCATCTGCCGCGCTGAAAGTTCTCCTCTTCCAGAGAAATCTGTTCTGTAGAGAGCTGTTGCACTGTCTACTATCATGAGAGCAAACCTGCAGATCCAAAAATTAATGTACTCAGCCTAACCTGTAACATTCCAGATTTAAGTAAGGCTCTCAATAACACAACCACAAATCCATAACTCGTATAAAGACTCGTACCTCGTCTCTACCATCATTGAAGCTGCTTCGAGCAGTAGCCTTGATTGATGATCAGTATTATATGCTCTGGCATAGGCAACATTCTCCAAGACATCAGCACCATTGAGTCCAAACCTGTAGTAACACTACCGTTAAGTATCTAACATACATTACCCATAACTGTGTTTTTATCTCTTGTAACAAGAAACTGTGTATTTATCACAGAGTGGCAGAATCAAACCTTTCAGCTATCTGCAAGAGTCTCTGTGGCCTGAATGTACCCTCAGCATCAATGTACATTGCCTTTCCCTCACCGCCTCCTTGATCTAATGGAAGCTgaaacatcaacaaggaatTAGATATGCAGCACACCACAGTGAATCAATAATATAGGTTGTTGGACTTTGCTTGAAAGTGGTTAAATGAACTTGATTAATGTGTCTTATCCTAATTTGATTAAGCGTGAAAGAACATCATTGGGTATTTGACATTGTCTGATTGCAATTTCACATTGACAAGGGAAATAAACATCTGGAACACCATATTATGTCTTATAGGATTGAACTAATTTGTTGATATGAGGCAGTGCCACAACATGTCAAACACTAATAAGCAAATGGTGCTAGTCATTTCGACAAAATACTTGCTGGAGGCAGTAGGGACTAATCCGTATAATAGAAGGGATGCTATAGACTGAAGCTATAAGTCACTTACTTGGCAAGTAACACAAAGCGTGTGGCACAACTGAGTCTTTCCAGAGCGAAATTCACCATATATCTCAGTAATAGATCCTGTCTCGATTCCTCCTGAATAAGGCAGCAACAATGATTccattaaattattaaatgaACTTCAATGACTGCATTTCTACTGGTAGAACAACgacatagtaaaaaaaaaaaaagtgctcAACAAAGGATGGAAAGCTAATTTTAGAAAGGAGAGGAGTAGAAACTGACCCTCCAATATCTTATCAAGTTCTCTTGATCCAGAAGTGATTTGAATGATTTCGAGTCTCTGAGAATGAAGCTGGCTAGCACTAGTAAAGCCCAACGGCACCAGTTTTGATGCTGAAATGAAGCAAACCCTTAAAATATCAATGCATGGCAAACCAAAAAAGCAGCAAAGAATGTCGGGAAACTAGAAGGAGATAGAATGGCAGACCTGCTTCAATGATCTTGTCAACTTTAGCTTCACTGATTCCTTTGATTTGCAGAAGCTCTTTCCTCGGTGAGAAAGCAACAGATTCGACAGTGCAAAGACCCGCGTCTTTAAGCTTTTTTACATCAATGGAAGCTATTCCAGACGCCTTAAATTGAAAAGACAAAcatttcatcatcaaccaTATAAAAATTGCTCCTTTGGCCTTAAAACTGATTTAAAGTGATCTAACACGGAAATAAACTGAGCAATCCCAGTTGAAACCCAATTATAAGTAACATAAACAAATTGACTGCTTTTATTACCAATAAACCTCATCATGAACCACACAAAGATTGCTACTTTGACTTGGAAAGTGAACACAAGCTATCCAGATTCTCAAACTCTACTGAATTGGGATGATTGACAATCAACAAACAAAACCCAAATCCCAATCACAGCAAGAGGTGATTGCCTCCAGCCTAGGGTTTCATCATTATAggtaaaaccctaaaacccaaGACTGAGCAAACAACATATCATTCAATTTCATCGCCACAacccaaatcaaatccataacctGTACAAAAGATACAATCTTGCACAAGATTTAACACAACCCACGAACCCCAATtggaacaaaaacaaaacccctTTCTTCAATCATGAATCAAACACACCAATCCCATAAGAAACCACATTATACTTAAATTGAACAACAACCCAGATCAATAAACCCCTCAATTGACCAAATCCGACTGTAATTTCAATTGGGTTTACCTGAAGCTGATCCACGGGAACAGGGCCGTGCTGCATTTCTTCGACCTCATCTTGCTGCTGAATGGTTTTCTGTTGCTCCATTGGCTCCGGTGAACTGAAACCCTAACAAGAGGACGTGCGCTTCTGCGACTCTATTGAGGCCTCGATGCAGGCGCACAGAgattggagagagagaaaatgaggGGCGAGAGGGACGGAGTTGATAGTTTTTGAAGGGTTTTAGTGGCGCGCCAAAGTGAACACTGGTATATGTGAGATGATAGATAGAGAACCTTGTGAGGGAAGCTTGAACTGTACGGGCCTCTTGTTTATGCTTTCCTCTTCGGCCCATTATCAGCCCACTTATAGATAATATAGGTTTTTccttttaatattttattcatAACTTTCTTCTTTAGATTTTACATGCAGCCATGCAGGGATGAAAatggtttt
This genomic interval from Argentina anserina chromosome 1, drPotAnse1.1, whole genome shotgun sequence contains the following:
- the LOC126782222 gene encoding conserved oligomeric Golgi complex subunit 3, which gives rise to MATKPAVPRSGAVSKGYNFASHWEQNAPLTEQQQAAIANLSHAVAERPLPPNLSQDRTPEQQNGLTVSTKDSSFGLEHSAAMEAVLVNTNQFYNWFTDLESALKSETEEKYRHYVDTLMERIQICDGILQQVDDTLDLFNELQLQHQAVATKTKTLHDACDRLLIEKQRLIEFSEALRSKLNYFDELENISTNFYSPNMNVLNENFLPLLKRLDDCIAYVESNPQYAESSVYLLKFRQLQSRALGMIRAHVLAILKSASSQVQAAIGSSGGSRASVSEGVEASVIYVRFKAAASELKPVLEEIESRASRKEYTQILAECHKLYCEQRLSLVRGIVHQRISEFAKKEALPSLTRSGCAYLMQVCQLEHQLFDHFFPSSAEDVSSLAPLIDPLSTYLYDTLRPKLIHETNIDSLCELVDILKVEVLGEQLSRRSESLAGLRPTLERILADVHERLTFRARTHIRDEISNYLPLDEDLDYPAKLEKAATDELETTSDDENLVFKTWYPPLEKTLSCLSKLYRCLEPEVFTGLAQEVVEVCSISIQKASKLIAKRSSPMDGQLFLIKHLLILREKIAPFDIEFSVTHKELDFSHLLEHLRRILRGQASLFDWSRTTSLARTLSPRVLESQIDAKKELEKSLKATCEEFIMSVTKLVVDPMLSFVTKVTAVKVAMSGSQNQKAEMVMAKPLKDQAFASPDKVAEIVQKVSTAIHQELPVVMMKMKLYLQNSQTRTILFKPIQTNIVEAHVQVQSLLKAEYSPEEIQGMIKMPSLQDLQAELDILL
- the LOC126791258 gene encoding DNA repair protein RAD51 homolog, whose protein sequence is MEQQKTIQQQDEVEEMQHGPVPVDQLQASGIASIDVKKLKDAGLCTVESVAFSPRKELLQIKGISEAKVDKIIEAASKLVPLGFTSASQLHSQRLEIIQITSGSRELDKILEGGIETGSITEIYGEFRSGKTQLCHTLCVTCQLPLDQGGGEGKAMYIDAEGTFRPQRLLQIAERFGLNGADVLENVAYARAYNTDHQSRLLLEAASMMVETRFALMIVDSATALYRTDFSGRGELSARQMHLAKFLRSLRKLADEFGVAVVITNQVVAQVDGSALFAGPQIKPIGGNIMAHASTTRLAVRKGRGEERICKVISSPCLAEAEARFQISPEGVTDVKD